AGGTCGGCTGGGCGCTGCGGCGGCTGCCGCTGCCGTCGGCGGTGCCCTGGCACCGGGTGGTGAACGCCCAGGGGCGCATCAGCATGAGCCTGGGCCGGGAAGGCAGCGACTGGATCCAGCGCGACCTGCTGCTCGCAGAAGGCATCCCGGTGGCGGACGACGGACGCCTGCCGTTGCGGCGCTATCTGTGGGTTCCACCGCTGCCTGCCGATTGAGCGCCGCCACTCCCGCTTCCACCCCGCCCGCCAGCGCGCCGGCACCGGGTCTTGATGCCCGGCGGGTGGCCTGGCGGGTGCTGCTGGCGGTGGCTTCGGGGGCCTATGCCGATCTGGCACTGGAGCGGGAGTTGCGCCGCCTGCCGCTGGCCTCC
Above is a window of Synechococcus sp. MW101C3 DNA encoding:
- a CDS encoding MGMT family protein codes for the protein MANPFDQRVWAEVERIPHGRLATYGQIADRIGAYGCARQVGWALRRLPLPSAVPWHRVVNAQGRISMSLGREGSDWIQRDLLLAEGIPVADDGRLPLRRYLWVPPLPAD